A stretch of DNA from Shewanella sediminis HAW-EB3:
GCCGCTTGGGATCTCGATTCAACATTTAGCATCCCCTGAGTTCTTCACTTCCTTAGGGGTTACGGCTGCACAATATTCTGATTTAACGCTCGAACATTTTATTTTTAACAATCTTATTCCCGTGACATTAGGAAACATTGTCGGGGGAGGGGCGTTTGTCGGGTTAGGTTATTGGTTGATTGAACATGCCGCTAAACCTGAGCAACAGCCTCTTGCTAAATGCTTTACACAACTTACTAGCCCTACACATCTATATTCCGTTTCTAGTTCTGGAGAACAGCCAAAAATGCCAAAAACAATTCAAAAACTACGTGTACAAGATCTGATGGATCCTAAACCTATGACGATCTCACCTGAGCTATCTGTTTATGCGGGTTTAAAGCAGCTTACAGATGAAAATAGTCGCAATGCGGCGGTATTAGACGACAAGCAGCGCCTGCTTGGGTTTGTGTCGCAGCAGGATCTGCTTCGCCGTCTATGGTCTGAAGAGTTTGCCAGAGGCGTGTCTGATAAGGTTAGTGACCTGATGCAGACGGAAGTGTTAACGGTATCGCCTCAGGATTCGGTATCAGAGTTAATTGAGTTGATGGTGGTCGACCGCAGTAAACTTTTCCCTGTTAATGACAGCGGTATTTTAATGGGTAGTACCTACAAGAGTTATGAAGAGCGCCTGCGTTTTGCCTCTGCGAGCAAGCCAAGTGTGTTCCCGGTAGTAGACAAGGGGGTGCTTTGCGGTGTTATTACACGTGAAGCGATTGCACAGAAGGTGTGTGATATCTATAAGATGTAATGAACTGAAGTTATAAACTGCTATCTCTGGAACAAGGGCTGCCTGATTGATATCGGCAGCCCTTTTTCTTAGTTTTGATTTCTAATCTGACGGCTGCGGCTCAAGCGCCGCGCTTCGGTGATAAGGCAATCACGTAGCGGGTTCTCGCCTGAATCATTGCGCCAGACGAAGGAGAGGTGGCGTTGCATATTTCATCGTGATGTCGATAGATAAATAATTCGTCATTCGTGCATGTACTTCAACATATAAAATGCGTATGGCACAAAATTATCGGCTGTTTTACCCCTGATTTCTGATTTGTCGACTACGGCTCAAGCGACGCGCCTCGGTAATAAGGCAATCACGTAGAGGATTCTCGCCTGAATCATTGCGCCAGACGAAGGAGAGGTGACGCTGCATATTTAATTGAGGCGTCGAAAGAATAACTAACTCGCCGTTCGCCACATCTTTTTCTACATCGAGGAAGGGGAGGCTGCTCAGATATAATCCGTTTTTAACCAGAGACTTCAATAGAGGTACATGCTCATACTCCTTCCATACATTGAGCTTTTCGATGACACCATGAATGGCGCCCTCAAATATTCGTCGTGTACCGGCGCCTTGTTCGCGTAATACCCATTTTGCCTGTTCTAGTTGAGACAGACTCGTGCTTTCATAATTGGCATAAGGGTGGTGAGGCGATGCGATAATGACGAGATGATCATCTACCCACTGCTCCTGATGCAGACGGCTGTCATCATTACGGCCCTCGATGATCCCTAGATCGAATTCATAATTTAACAGGCCTTCGACGACATTTTCGGTATTTTCTACCGTTAAATCTATTCGAAGTTCCGGGAAATCCGTATCAATTCTACTGATGAGCTCGGGTAAAAGGTGCTCTGCTGCCGTTTGACTCGAACATAATCGGAATCGACCGCTTATAAGGTGTTGTTCGTGAAGGCCTAATTCGATTTGTTGTGCATCCTGAAGCAAACGCCTCGCCTTAGGGCGCAGCCAGTTTCCCCAGTGGCTCAATGTCAGTCGGTTTCCCTGGCGGATAAAAAGTGGTCGACCGAGCAAATTTTCCAGCTGCCCCAGAGACATACTCACAGCAGACTGTGTCATTGAAAGTTTTCTTGCAGCAGCACTAACGCTCTCTAGGCTAGCTACGGCATCAAAAACGCTGATTTGCTTGAGTGAATACTTCATCTGCGGACTTGGCTTCCCTATATGAAATTTATGAAAAATGAAACTATCAATAAAATTGATATTGTTGAGTTTTGATTTTAGAGCCTGTTTCATCTCTTCACAAGTAAACTCGATATCGGAAATGCAGAAGTTAGAGAGGGTTCACTCTTTTTAGACTTGCGAGTGTCTAATCGAGGCTGAAGCTTAAATTTATCTTAATTTTTCTGTAGGTTATCGAAAAAATGGAACGTCAAATTTTCGATATACCGAGGGGATGCGACTATCAAAATTCTGGATAGGGAAGCTCCTCTCAAATATGATGAATAAGACTGGCCTGAGTATCCTGTTTTGACTAGAATCGTCAATCTGTTTTATTTCCTGTTTTCATTATGCTTTCACTTTCCAAAACGGCGTTAAACTTAACCTTTATCTACTTCTGTTTATGGTGCGCTGGCCCGCTGTTTTTCGATGCTAGTGCGCTATGGTATGGCGTGCCTGTTTGGTTCTGGCTGTCTTGCATCGGTGCACCATTGACGCTGATTGCTCTGCTCATAAACCTCGTAGGCAGAATTGATGATTAATCTATTGCCGGTATTTATCTACCTTATCTTGAGCCTCATCGTCACTCGTTGGTGGAGCGCTGCAGGTGCTAAAGCCTCTGGCTCGCTATATCAGGACAGAGCGAAACGATTTTTTATCGGAGGCCAGTTTCTCAATGGCCCCATGTTGGCGCTAACCTTAGTCGCCACTTATACCAGTGCCAGCTCATTTATCGGAGGTCCGGGAGCCGCCTATAAGATGGGGTTAGGCTGGGTATGGTTAGCCCTTATTCAGGTTCCGGTGGCGATACTGACCTTAGGCGTGCTTGGCCCCAAGTTTTTAAGCCAGCGAAAAAAGCAGCATTCGACGTTAATTGAATGGCTCGATGACCGTTATCAGAATCGCTGGTTAAGTTGGCTGGCCATAACTAGCCTGGTTGTAGGCTTCGTGGCAATGATCTCGGTGCAGTTTATCGGCGGAGCCAGAATGTTCTCCGGGGTCAGTGGTATTAGTTATGAGCTAGGATTGGGATTATTTGTTATCACCGTACTGGCTTATACCTTGACGGGAGGTTTCAGGGCTGTGGTCATCACAGATGCACTTCAGGGTATGGTCATGTTGCTTGGTTTAATCGTGTTGTTGGCGGTTGTATTAAGTCAGGGCTCTTTACCTGAGTTGATGGGTGAGGTCAGTAAACAGTCCCCTGAGATGCTGAGCCCTCACGGTGTAAATGAGTATCTGGGTTGGCCCATGATGTTGTCATTTTGGATACTTATCTGTTTCGGTACCATGGGCTTACCCCATACATTGGTGCGTTTGTTGGCGGTAAAGGATAAGGCTTCACTCAAGAGAGGCATGGTGTGGGGGACGATAATCTGTTTTCTGATGACGTTTATTCCTCATGTGTGTGGCGTATTGGGTAGGGCGCTTTATCCCGATTTAGCCGTGTCCGATGAGATCATGCCAACATTGATTTCGGGCTTAATGAATCCGTTCTGGGCAAGTCTGCTACTGGCCGCTCCCATCGCTGCAGTTATGTCTTCTGTCGACTCTATGTTACTCCAGTCCGCAGTGAGTATAGTGAGGGATGGAGCTGTCAGGATAAGTCCAGAAATAAGGCCCGCTAAACAAGTTCAGCTCACGCGCGTCGCTATGTTGATTATCACGGCCATTGCCACCTACTGGGCAATCGAGCCGCCACAGATGATAGTCTGGATTAATCTGGCTGCATTCGGCGCGTTGCAGGCGGTTTTTCTCTGGCCAATTATTGCCGGCGTTTTTTTCAAAGAGTTAAAAGGTCATAGCGCACTCTTGTCTATGGTTTCGGGTTTAATCAGTTACTTAGCTTTGCAGTTTAATCCTCAGTCTATGTGGGGGGTTCATCCTATTGTCCCGGCTCTGTCACTATCCCTTGCAGTCATGTTGCTGTCACACTTTTCAACAATGATGATTCGCCGTAAGCTAAGTGCTGAAACTGTAAGCTAGTACTCTTTTCACTCCGCCCCTTGTACGTAGGTATACGGGGGCATCCTCACTATTCACTATTCCGATGCAGGGGCCTTATCGGCGTCCGATGGACCAGGTAAATTGCTCGCTTTAGGCTGTGAACCCACACAGAATTAGTTTATATTTGCGGCCACATAATAATAACAATGGGCTCACCATGGACACATCTGCTTCAAGATCTCCTCACGATAACTCTCTAACCAACGCAAGTCGTTGGCAGATGCCGGATACACTGGTCATTATCTTTTTTGTGGCACTGGCTGCTGCACTGCTCACCTATATCGTACCGACAGGATCGTTTCAAACCCAGGATGTCAGCTATATCGCAGATGGCGTAGAGAAAAGCCGTAGTGTTATCGACCCAAGCTCATTCTCATATGCGTTAAATGAAGCGGGCGAGCCTAAGCTGGCACCGGTTGCCTTGTTTGAAGGCGGAGGAGGAACGGGGTTCTTTAACTTTGCCTTCGAGGGGTTAGTGTCCGGGTCGAAGTGGGGCAGCGCCATCGGCGTTATCATGTTTATGTTGGTGATAGGAGGCTCCTTCGGCGTTGTGATGGCAACAGGCACCATAGATAACGGTATCTTGAAGCTTATCGATAAGACCCGCGGCAATGAGATGCTGTTTATTCCGGTGATATTTATTCTCTTCTCTCTCGGTGGCGCCGTTTTTGGTATGGGAGAGGAGGCTATCGCATTTGCTATCATCATCTGTCCTTTGATGATACGGCTCGGGTACGATGGTATCACCACGGTGATGGTCACCTATGTCGCCACTCAGGTAGGGTTTGCAAGCTCCTGGATGAACCCTTTCAGTGTCGCCATCGCTCAGGGGATCGCCGGTGTGCCGGTACTTTCTGGCTCAGGAATGAGAGTCATAATGTGGGCTGGATTTACCCTGATGGGGCTGATTTTCACCATGCGTTATGCCAACAGGATCAGACTTACTCCCGAACGTTCCTATAGTTATCACAGCGATGCCTTTTTTCGGGAAAACCAGAGTAAAGCCAGTTTAGATAGCCGCTTTAACTTGGGGGACTTTTTAGTACTATTCACCATAGTCGCTACCGTTGCTTGGGTGATCTGGGGCGTCGTAGCTCAAGCCTGGTTTATTCCTGAAATTGCCAGTCAGTTTTTTACCATGGGTATTGTGATCGGCGTAATAGGTGTCTTGTTTAAACTCAATGGTTTGACGGTTAATCAGGTGGCGGTCAGCTTTAAACAGGGCGCTGCGACTATGCTTGAGCCGGCTGTTCTGGTCGGCTGTGCGTCGGGAATATTGATCCTGCTCGGAGGCGGCGGCCCGAGTGAAAACAGTGTGCTTAATACGATTTTAAACAGTGCCGGTAATGTTATCGGTTATCTGCCAGATGCGCTGTCGGCCTGGTTTATGTTGCTGTTTCAGGCGGTGTTTAACTTCTTCGTTACTTCGGGCTCGGGCCAGGCGGCCTTGACCATGCCCTTGATGGCGCCTCTTGCCGATATCGTCGGCGTGACAAGACAGGTCGCCGTGTTGGCATTTCAACTGGGCGATGGCTTTACTAATGTGCTCGTGCCGACATCGGCGTCTCTTATGGCCACCTTAGGTGTATGCCGGGTCGATTGGGGTGATTGGCTTAAGTTTATCTGGCGCTTCATGTTAGCACTGTTTGTCGTTTCCAGTGTGGTCGTTGTGGGCGCACACTATCTCGGTTTTAGTTAATTAGAACATCGAACAGTGGGGCAATGACTATGATCATGTCTTCAAGTTCATCTTGAGGTTGATGATAGCCCTGTTTGTCGTTTCAAGTGTGGTCGCTGTGGGAGCCCACTATATGGGGTTTAGTTAATTAAGCCTGACAGCTCTAAGTTTCAATATATCTAAAAAAACGGCATCTTGCGATGCCGTTTTTTATGAATGAACGTTGCTAGTCTTCAGTCAAATTATCTTCCAAACTAGTACTTTATCAGTCATAGCCAATAGGTTTAAGAAAGTGAACTAATCTAATGTTATCTATTAATTCAAGGTGGTTCAAAGAACGAATGATGACTCCTGCAGAGTTTATTCTGCGCAGAAGGAAGCTTCTAGCAATACGCCTGAGAGGCGAGTTTTAGCGCTATGGGCTAAACATTAACTACGGCCCTCATTCATCGCGAACGGCATCAGTATTAAACACATTAGAGTTTAAGGGTTATAACGAACGTATGAGGCAGTTTCTGGGGGTGAGTTTAAACATATAGTCGTTGGTAATGTTAATACTGATCAGGTTGTGACAGAGTATGTGAGCCGATATTCGTAACGGTTTAATAACATAAAAAACGGCATCAAATGATGCCGTTTTTAATACAAGTGAATACTTGCTATAAAGCTAGTTTAATCTATTGATTAGAACTTAACTTCACCTTCTAAGAACCACTCACGACCACGTGCGTTATATACTGAACGCTGGTAGTGAGGCCAGCTAGTTGCAGTTGGATCAAAGTTTGGACCAGCGTCAAACAGGTTAACAACACCAGCTTTTACTTTTATATCATCAGTGATGCTATAACCAGCAGTCAGGTTCCACTTAGTCTGTGAAGCAACTTCATGTGCACTTTCGTCAAAGTCATCACCCGCAGACTCTTTGAATGACTTGTACTGCATACCGTGCATGCGAGCTGTATGGTACGCGCCAAGTGTTGTTTCGAAGTCTTCGATGAAGTAACCAAGGACTAAGTTCGCACGGTACTGAGGTAGACCGCCATTATCGATATCATCTTCTACAGGATCCGTTGGCGCTAGTTGGCCTTCAGACAATAGAATGTAGGTACCATTGAAGTTCAGTTTTAGCTCACCAAACTCGTTAAGATCCCAAGCGTAACCGGCAGTCATGTCGATACCACGAACTTTTTGGAATGCAAGGTTTTGTGCAACCGCGTCAACATGAGTAATGGTGCCATCATCATCACGAGTGATCATGTCTTCATATTGTTCATATTCACGTGCTGCTTTGCTGGCGCTAATATCGCTAACCATATCGTCAAGCTTCCACTCCCAAAGGTCGAATGAAGCATTGAGTGAATCACCGCCCCATACCGCACCTATGTTTGCAGTGTAACCAGTTTCTGCTTCAAGTTCTTTGTTAGCACCAGTAGTCGTGTCGATATGTAGTTCATTACATATCTCGTTGATCCTTGGATCTGGATGAGTTTGAGCAGGTGTGCCGCCCATGGCCAGACACTGCTTGAAGTCAATTACTGTAGTGAAACCATTGGTCGAATCGCCATACACACGGTGCATATCTGGTGCACGGAATACAGAACTGATAGAACCACGAACAAGTAGCTCATCCATTGGACGATATTCAATAGCGATTTGAGGTGATAAATTACCACCAAAATCACTGTAGTTATCATAACGAACTGCCGCATCGATAGTCAGCACGTCAAGTACTGGAATGCTTAGTTCTGCGTAACTTGCCCAGTAAGAGCGATCACCTGCACCTGAAGAACCACCGGTAGTCAAGATGTTACCTTTGGCAGATTCAGAATCTGACTCAGTTTCGTAATCTTGCTCTGTGTATTCTGCACCAAATGAGAACAGTGCGTCCCCTTCAGGCATTTCAAATGCAGTACCTGTGATGTTTGCCTGTACGTTTTTCTGAGTTGACTGAGCTCGCTCGAAAGGTGTGTAAGAAGCAGCCTCTACATCTTCAGCATTCATGTTCTTAAGCAGTGAGTTGCCATTTTCACCATCTGTGATGTAGTCAAACATACCAGCTATAGTCGCGTATCCACCACGGAAAACGTCGACGTTAGTACGGCCATAGTTAACTGAGGCGTCCCAATCATATTCATCAAATACAACACCTTGAAGACCGGCTGTGAAGAAGTAGTTACGGGTTTTTGTTTCACCCATACGGTTGCCAAACTCATGTAGACGGCGGACGTAGTAGTAATCGCCATCTTCAGCATTGGCAAAGTCACCACCTAGCGCGGTTGCTTTATTGTTGAATGTCTTGCTGAGATCACCTGCACTAACGGTAACGTTGTCACCGGCGACATTGATGTCATAGTCGTTGATTGCCATAGGCTCGATGCGGGTAGTCGATTTTGCTTCTGCAAAATCAAGACGACCAACAAAGGTCACGTCATCGGCAAGCTCATAGTTGAAATTTGTTGAGCTGATGAAACGTGTGCTTTCAGGCTCAAGGTCACGCCACTGTGAACGATCGAAACCACAGATGCTGCGAGCTGCATCCCAGAACCAACCGCCTGCAGTACACTCTTCAGGAGTCAGAGCTTTAGCACCACTGCCACCTGCGATACGTGCACCGTATGAACTGTACTGTGAGTATTCGCTGTAAGGAACTTTATCGGTATGAAGGCCGAAGTTTTCACGATCAGTTGCTTTTAACTGTTCGTTAGTTGTAAATTCGATGAAAGTTGAAACGTTACCACGATCAGATGATGAACCTAGAGATAGTGCAACACGATCACTTCCTCCGCCACCTTCAAATGTATCACCATGGCGATATTTAAGTGCAACACCTTCGAAATCTTTCTTTAGGATGATGTTAATTACACCACCGACAGCATCGGCACCATAAATTGCAGAACCACCTGATTGAAGGATCTCGATACGCTGAACGGCTTCCATTGGAAGGTTTGCTGTATCGACGAAGTTATCAGTACCGCCTGCAGGCTTAGGGTACTGGTTTAAACGCTTACCATCGATAAGTGTTAGTGTGCGGTTAGCGCCAGCGCCACGTAGACTGATAGATGATGCTGCAGGTGTGAAACCATGAACTGACTGGGTTGTCATCGCACTTGTAGTAGAGGTTAGACTCTCTAGTGCATCTTGAATATTGGTGAAGCCTTGCTTCGCCATATCATCAGCGCTCATTACGGTAACAGGCGTCGCTGTTTCCATATCGGTACGCTTAATACGAGAACCTGTAACTTGAATACGTTCTACTGATTCATCATCACTTGCGGCATAGACTGCTGGTGCACTTAATGCGGCAGTTGCTGCCCCAGTAATTAATGCAAAACGTACAGCTTTAGCCAATTTAGAATTAGGCAACATTTTGTTTTCTCCCTGACACTTATCATCTGTTTATAATTATTAGATGTTCAATTGTTTATTTTTATTTAGTAATTCCTTTAATAGTCTTTACACATGTTAATAACTATTAAGGAATATTACTAAGGGACAGATATAAGCACACAAAACTAACATCTGCAATAAAAGAGATACAGATCAAATTATTACCGCAAGGAACACGCTCGTAACAATTTGATCCGTAAGCATTAACATTTGAGCGGGTTAACAAATGGTTAATCAATGGCTTACACTGTTTTTGAGGTTTGGATTGGAATGTTTAAACAAATTCCAACATCTTTACATTGATTTGCCTATGAAAATCTTGTTGCTTAAATGTATTATCTTAACAACTGCGTTAACAAATAAATTTAAAAAAAATGTCTCGGTGAAACAAATTCACGATATTTGTGAATAAGGTCGGGTTTTGCGTGGCAGAAAGCAAATGATTTTGTTGGTTGATATATAAGCATTTAAATCTTCATGTGCAGTTTTATAGGATAGTTAATCGACTTACTTGTTACGGAGTTATTTCCTTCATGTGTCATTTAAAGTGGGTTAAGCCGTTAGCGTCATAGGTCTATAATGTGACAAGTAGCGGTATACGACATACAAGACTACAGCCGTTGATATAAATAACTCTCCCTTTGCGGCTTGTTCGATTAAATCTGTTAACTGACTCTCACCGAAGCTTTGAATTAACCAGTGACCCGCTTTAATCAAGGCTGTTGCGCCAATGACCATAGGGAAGGTAAAGGCTGCATATCCTGGAGAGAAAGGGAGTCTCATCAGGTGAAAGAAGGCCAGGTAAATGACACTGGTCATCAACACCGCAATACTCAGTAACAGTGCAACGATAACGATTGATGGATTACTGTTAATAGTTAAGTAGCCGGCTAAAGATAAACTGGCAGGCGCCGCCATGATAGCTATAGTCGGTTTGGCAGCGTCGCTGATTGGTGCACAAAATATGAGTCTGTATAACATGACCGGCAACATGATGAGGTAGCAGGCCATACCGAAGTTGAGCGTTGCGCTCGCGATCCATTCATATTGACTCCCGGGAAAACTAACGGCAGCGACTATGATACCGATAGGTGGCACAAACCAGCTTGGTACCATGTGTTCCAGCTTGAAGTCGATAGCCCGGTAGAAGATGAACATGCCTAAAAACAGGATATGGACCATGATAGCGAACAACCACAGATAACGTCCCTGTGCTGGCAAGTATTGTCCTAAAGCATTAGATACAACCATGAGCCCCATGGCAAACGTTGGGATCACACTGCCCACTACGGGATGAGATAGATCTTCTTTTAATATCTTTGGGTGAATAACAAATTTTACGACCAGAGAGATGAGTAGTACCGCTGCGACAACGGCGCCTATGATCTGTCCGCGACCATCCATATTGGGTAGCATACTGTCCCATGCCCAGCCGAGACTGGCGATAGCCAGAGCCAGACCAGCCATAGGTGTTGGTAGGCGAGATACGTGATTTGAGAGTTTGGTTATAGTGGCTTTCATCCCTATTCCCCTTAAAGTGAGTTTATGCACTTATGTTAAGGGGATAAGATGATTAAGAAAATTTGAGTCTGTTTAATCTCGTCATAAGTTTTATTTAACCAAGCTTCTTAGGCGAACTAAGGTTTTAATTTACAGCGCAGCAGAGTGTGGCCCAGACCTATGTCATCGATATCTTCATCTACAAATAGGCCTGCCTGTGAGATAAGGCTTAGCATATCTTTGGAGTGATACATTCGGCTATTTCCATTCGCCATAG
This window harbors:
- a CDS encoding LysR family transcriptional regulator; the protein is MKYSLKQISVFDAVASLESVSAAARKLSMTQSAVSMSLGQLENLLGRPLFIRQGNRLTLSHWGNWLRPKARRLLQDAQQIELGLHEQHLISGRFRLCSSQTAAEHLLPELISRIDTDFPELRIDLTVENTENVVEGLLNYEFDLGIIEGRNDDSRLHQEQWVDDHLVIIASPHHPYANYESTSLSQLEQAKWVLREQGAGTRRIFEGAIHGVIEKLNVWKEYEHVPLLKSLVKNGLYLSSLPFLDVEKDVANGELVILSTPQLNMQRHLSFVWRNDSGENPLRDCLITEARRLSRSRQIRNQG
- the focA gene encoding formate transporter FocA produces the protein MTSQQKVSAIPLVTPNGVESKKPMLSLYQQAETYGQSKVVKAVWQSFGLAAFAGAFIALAFVFYITVTTGSSTSPWGMVRLVGGLAFSLGLMLVVICGGELFTSTVLSSVAWAQKQVSTRELLKCWLRVYLGNLLGALLMLTLIMAARMYELDGGRWGLNALNIAQHKLHHGWFQAFVLGVLCNMLVCLGVWMTFASRDALTKAILLMLPVAMFVSSGFEHSIANLFMVPLGISIQHLASPEFFTSLGVTAAQYSDLTLEHFIFNNLIPVTLGNIVGGGAFVGLGYWLIEHAAKPEQQPLAKCFTQLTSPTHLYSVSSSGEQPKMPKTIQKLRVQDLMDPKPMTISPELSVYAGLKQLTDENSRNAAVLDDKQRLLGFVSQQDLLRRLWSEEFARGVSDKVSDLMQTEVLTVSPQDSVSELIELMVVDRSKLFPVNDSGILMGSTYKSYEERLRFASASKPSVFPVVDKGVLCGVITREAIAQKVCDIYKM
- the yfcC gene encoding putative basic amino acid antiporter YfcC, which produces MDTSASRSPHDNSLTNASRWQMPDTLVIIFFVALAAALLTYIVPTGSFQTQDVSYIADGVEKSRSVIDPSSFSYALNEAGEPKLAPVALFEGGGGTGFFNFAFEGLVSGSKWGSAIGVIMFMLVIGGSFGVVMATGTIDNGILKLIDKTRGNEMLFIPVIFILFSLGGAVFGMGEEAIAFAIIICPLMIRLGYDGITTVMVTYVATQVGFASSWMNPFSVAIAQGIAGVPVLSGSGMRVIMWAGFTLMGLIFTMRYANRIRLTPERSYSYHSDAFFRENQSKASLDSRFNLGDFLVLFTIVATVAWVIWGVVAQAWFIPEIASQFFTMGIVIGVIGVLFKLNGLTVNQVAVSFKQGAATMLEPAVLVGCASGILILLGGGGPSENSVLNTILNSAGNVIGYLPDALSAWFMLLFQAVFNFFVTSGSGQAALTMPLMAPLADIVGVTRQVAVLAFQLGDGFTNVLVPTSASLMATLGVCRVDWGDWLKFIWRFMLALFVVSSVVVVGAHYLGFS
- the panF gene encoding sodium/pantothenate symporter, translating into MINLLPVFIYLILSLIVTRWWSAAGAKASGSLYQDRAKRFFIGGQFLNGPMLALTLVATYTSASSFIGGPGAAYKMGLGWVWLALIQVPVAILTLGVLGPKFLSQRKKQHSTLIEWLDDRYQNRWLSWLAITSLVVGFVAMISVQFIGGARMFSGVSGISYELGLGLFVITVLAYTLTGGFRAVVITDALQGMVMLLGLIVLLAVVLSQGSLPELMGEVSKQSPEMLSPHGVNEYLGWPMMLSFWILICFGTMGLPHTLVRLLAVKDKASLKRGMVWGTIICFLMTFIPHVCGVLGRALYPDLAVSDEIMPTLISGLMNPFWASLLLAAPIAAVMSSVDSMLLQSAVSIVRDGAVRISPEIRPAKQVQLTRVAMLIITAIATYWAIEPPQMIVWINLAAFGALQAVFLWPIIAGVFFKELKGHSALLSMVSGLISYLALQFNPQSMWGVHPIVPALSLSLAVMLLSHFSTMMIRRKLSAETVS
- a CDS encoding TonB-dependent receptor, with product MLPNSKLAKAVRFALITGAATAALSAPAVYAASDDESVERIQVTGSRIKRTDMETATPVTVMSADDMAKQGFTNIQDALESLTSTTSAMTTQSVHGFTPAASSISLRGAGANRTLTLIDGKRLNQYPKPAGGTDNFVDTANLPMEAVQRIEILQSGGSAIYGADAVGGVINIILKKDFEGVALKYRHGDTFEGGGGSDRVALSLGSSSDRGNVSTFIEFTTNEQLKATDRENFGLHTDKVPYSEYSQYSSYGARIAGGSGAKALTPEECTAGGWFWDAARSICGFDRSQWRDLEPESTRFISSTNFNYELADDVTFVGRLDFAEAKSTTRIEPMAINDYDINVAGDNVTVSAGDLSKTFNNKATALGGDFANAEDGDYYYVRRLHEFGNRMGETKTRNYFFTAGLQGVVFDEYDWDASVNYGRTNVDVFRGGYATIAGMFDYITDGENGNSLLKNMNAEDVEAASYTPFERAQSTQKNVQANITGTAFEMPEGDALFSFGAEYTEQDYETESDSESAKGNILTTGGSSGAGDRSYWASYAELSIPVLDVLTIDAAVRYDNYSDFGGNLSPQIAIEYRPMDELLVRGSISSVFRAPDMHRVYGDSTNGFTTVIDFKQCLAMGGTPAQTHPDPRINEICNELHIDTTTGANKELEAETGYTANIGAVWGGDSLNASFDLWEWKLDDMVSDISASKAAREYEQYEDMITRDDDGTITHVDAVAQNLAFQKVRGIDMTAGYAWDLNEFGELKLNFNGTYILLSEGQLAPTDPVEDDIDNGGLPQYRANLVLGYFIEDFETTLGAYHTARMHGMQYKSFKESAGDDFDESAHEVASQTKWNLTAGYSITDDIKVKAGVVNLFDAGPNFDPTATSWPHYQRSVYNARGREWFLEGEVKF
- a CDS encoding TDT family transporter, which produces MKATITKLSNHVSRLPTPMAGLALAIASLGWAWDSMLPNMDGRGQIIGAVVAAVLLISLVVKFVIHPKILKEDLSHPVVGSVIPTFAMGLMVVSNALGQYLPAQGRYLWLFAIMVHILFLGMFIFYRAIDFKLEHMVPSWFVPPIGIIVAAVSFPGSQYEWIASATLNFGMACYLIMLPVMLYRLIFCAPISDAAKPTIAIMAAPASLSLAGYLTINSNPSIVIVALLLSIAVLMTSVIYLAFFHLMRLPFSPGYAAFTFPMVIGATALIKAGHWLIQSFGESQLTDLIEQAAKGELFISTAVVLYVVYRYLSHYRPMTLTA